Below is a window of bacterium DNA.
ACGCAAAGATTATAGTGCTCTGTTAAGATTGAAGTTGCATGTTACTTAGGTAATCGGTAATCAGTAATCGGAGATAACAGGTCATTGTTTTCTCTTCACCGATAACCTGATAACCGATAACTTTCTATTCTAAACATAGCAAAGCAAACTTAACAAAGCAATAGGTTGTTCACCACCTTATTTTCCTTCCTTTGCGTCCTTTGCGAAATCTTCCTTTGCGCTCTTTGCGGTTAAATCTTTATACCTTTAAAAAACTTGAACATCAACTTATATCTTCTTATCGCTAACATTAGTAATTACCCCCTTACCCTTCTGCCTGGCTGGGGAGCAAGGATTCGAACCTCAACTAACAGATCCAGAGTCTGCTGTCCTACCATTAGACGACTCCCCAATAAAATCATAGCATTCACGGATATTTAACTACTTGATGGACTCCTGGAGTAATGGAGAAGTGGATTTAGACCCAATTTTCCAACACTCAATTACTCCAATACCACCGGTTCAATTAAGAAAAGTATTTCTCCTTCTTTTACTTGCGCACCATTTTTTACCATAATTTTAATAACCTTCCCCGATACCTCAGATTTTATCTCGTTAAACAATTTCATTGCCTCAATTACACAAACAGTTTTTCCACGGTCGATGACATTACCTTGTTCTACATAAGGTTCATCATCAGGTGCCGGGGCACGATAAAATATACCCGTCAAAGGAGAAATAATTTTCTCATATTTATCCTGCTCTATTGGCACTTCTTCTTCCTCAGGAAGTTCCGGGATTAATTCCGTTTCTTGAGGGATTACTTTTTTTTTAATTCTTATTCGTCTTTTTCCTTCACAAATCTCTAATTCCTCAAGGTTGGCTGTTGTCGCCAATCCAATAATCTCATGAAGTGTCTTTTCTATATCTTTTCCCATAGTTTTTATTTTACTATATAATTTTCAATAATGCAAGCATTTTTTTTATTGATTTTAATAAAAAAATATGATATGATAATAATCAGAGGTCAGAAGACAGAGGATAGAAGGCAGAATATCTAATAAATCTGACTTCTGATTTCTGTCATCTGTCATGGGAGAGATGCTGGAGTGGCTGAACAGGCACGCCTGGAAAGCGTGTGACGGGGAAACTCGTCCGAGGGTTCGAATCCCTCTCTCTCCGCCAGTTGACATTACAAATCACACCTATTTTCTACTTAACAACTTCGCACTGAAATATTTTAGTAACTATTCAGCAATGTAGTTTCGTCATTTTTTAACTGTCTTTTTTTATCAAACCTGAAAGGTTTAAATTTTACATAACCGCAGGAGAAATCTGCGGAAACGAAACATCTACGACATCTCAACCCTAAAAGGGTTGAATTTCAGGCGATGGATAAAATTCGACCCTTTCAGGGTCAAGTAGTGCTCACGAGTCTTTTTCCGTAGATTATATCTACGGTTATGTGAAATTTAACACTTTCAGTGTTAAAACTCGATGTTCAAGTTTTTTAAAGGTATAAAGATTTAACCGCAAAGAGCGCAAAGGAAGGTTTCGCAAAGGACGCAAAGAAAGGAAAACAGGTCTATAAACGAAAACGAACTTTCAAATATTGTTAATTGCTTATAAATTTCAATGTATTAAGACTCAAGGAAGGAATTAAAAGGGTGGTGAATAACCTATAAATCTTTGCGTTCTTTGCGGTTAATTTCTTTGCGTTCTTTGCGGTTAAAAAAGGATAAACCACTTAATCTTAAAAAAACTTGAATATCGAGTAAAAGATTAATAAACAACGAAAGACCCGAAATG
It encodes the following:
- a CDS encoding biotin/lipoyl-containing protein produces the protein MGKDIEKTLHEIIGLATTANLEELEICEGKRRIRIKKKVIPQETELIPELPEEEEVPIEQDKYEKIISPLTGIFYRAPAPDDEPYVEQGNVIDRGKTVCVIEAMKLFNEIKSEVSGKVIKIMVKNGAQVKEGEILFLIEPVVLE